The following coding sequences are from one Gemmatimonadota bacterium window:
- a CDS encoding adenylosuccinate synthase: MSVSAIVGANWGDEGKGKMTDVLARDSDFVIRFQGGNNAGHTIINEYGKFALHLLPSGVFYPHTTNILGTGVALNIPAFIEELDDLIARGVPKPNLCISERAQVLLPYHLLMDVYEEERLGDRKYGSTKSGIAPFYSDKYLKVGVQVADLYDEGRLRDRVARALEVKNVLFEHLYHKPLMSLEEVVPDLMAAGEQIAPYVCDTSLLLHNALKENKKILVEGQLGALRDPDHGIYPYPTSSSTLAGFASIGAGIPPHSITQVVAVAKAYSSCVGAGPFISEIFGEEADELRERGGDAGEYGATTGRPRRMGWFDAVATRYGCRMQGATAVALSLLDVLGYLDEIPVCTAYEIDGERTEVFPVPSLLDRATPVLEKLPGWGTDISSVRRFSDLPTNAQRYVKHIEEWLEVPVKWISVGPRREDIIEM, from the coding sequence ATGTCTGTTTCAGCTATTGTAGGTGCAAATTGGGGTGATGAAGGCAAGGGCAAGATGACGGATGTTCTGGCGCGGGATTCCGATTTTGTTATTCGCTTTCAAGGGGGCAATAATGCCGGGCATACGATTATTAATGAGTATGGGAAATTTGCCCTTCACCTTTTGCCTTCGGGCGTGTTTTATCCGCATACGACGAATATTCTGGGTACGGGGGTTGCATTGAATATTCCGGCTTTTATAGAGGAACTGGACGATCTCATTGCCCGCGGCGTGCCAAAGCCCAATCTGTGTATATCCGAGCGCGCGCAGGTGTTGCTTCCCTATCATCTGCTTATGGATGTGTACGAGGAGGAGCGGTTGGGGGATCGAAAATACGGTTCGACCAAGTCGGGTATTGCGCCGTTTTATTCGGATAAGTATTTGAAGGTGGGGGTTCAGGTGGCCGATTTGTACGATGAGGGTCGCTTGCGCGATCGCGTCGCACGCGCACTGGAGGTGAAGAATGTGCTTTTCGAGCATTTGTATCACAAGCCGCTGATGTCTCTGGAGGAGGTTGTGCCCGATTTGATGGCGGCCGGAGAGCAGATTGCGCCTTATGTTTGCGATACGTCGTTGTTGCTTCACAATGCGCTGAAGGAGAATAAGAAGATTCTCGTGGAGGGACAGTTGGGTGCTTTGCGCGATCCGGATCACGGTATTTATCCCTATCCCACGTCTTCTTCTACTCTGGCGGGGTTTGCGTCGATTGGGGCGGGTATTCCGCCTCATTCGATTACGCAGGTTGTCGCTGTTGCGAAGGCGTATTCTTCTTGCGTGGGGGCAGGTCCTTTTATTTCTGAGATTTTTGGCGAGGAGGCGGATGAGCTTCGCGAGCGGGGTGGCGATGCAGGGGAGTACGGTGCGACGACGGGACGGCCCCGCAGGATGGGCTGGTTCGATGCTGTTGCTACGCGCTATGGGTGTCGCATGCAAGGGGCGACGGCGGTTGCGTTGTCGCTGCTCGATGTGCTGGGTTATCTGGATGAGATTCCCGTTTGTACAGCTTATGAGATCGATGGGGAGAGGACAGAGGTGTTTCCAGTGCCGTCGCTGCTTGACCGGGCGACACCTGTGCTGGAAAAGCTGCCGGGGTGGGGAACAGATATTTCATCGGTGCGCCGGTTCTCGGATTTGCCGACAAATGCACAGCGTTATGTGAAGCATATCGAGGAATGGCTCGAGGTTCCGGTGAAGTGGATTTCCGTGGGGCCGAGACGGGAGGACATTATTGAGATGTGA